The DNA region CCACCAGGAACGACCCACAACAGCGCCAAACCGTCTACGACCTGCTGCCAAAAGAGTACCGCAACCTCCACCACGTCGGTCGCCTCGACCGCGAATCGGAAGGCTTGCTCATCCTCACCAACAGCGGCGACCTGGCTCAAAAGCTGACCCACCCATCGACCAAGGTCGAGAAGGAGTACCTGGTGCAAACCGACCGCGTGTTCGACATGCGCGACCGCAGCGCCTTCATCAAGGGCATCGAGCTCGAAGAAGGCATCGGCAAAGCAGTCGCTGTCCAGGCATTGGCTCCGCGACTGGTCCGCGTGGTCCTGCAGCAGGGAATGAAGCGTCAGATCCGCCTGATGTTCGCCGCCAAAGGGTACGCCGTAAAACGACTGATCCGCACCCGCGTGGGATCCTACGAACTCGGCAACATCAAAGCCGGCAAATGGCGCCGCCTCACCGAGCAGGATATCCGCCAACTCCAGACCAACCCGACCGGGCGCCCGGAGTAAAGCGATCCCTCAGTTGGCGCCATCGACACCAAAGCTCATCTTTCCAATGCCCGCACCACCTTAGTGCGGGCATTTTTTGGATACGGCCGCACACCACGTCGCCCCGATCTTCTTTATCTTTATCCTCTTCCTTATCCAAATCCCCGCGGCCGATAAAGATCCCGATAAAGATCCCGATAAAGATCCCGATAAAGATCCCGATAAAGATCCCGATAAAGATCCCGATAAAGATCCCGATAAGGATAAAGATAAGGACTCCCTCCCTCCTCGATTCGGAATGCGATGGCGCCCCCCCACCAGGCACGCGCAGCGCTGGAGGGACGGCATTCCTGCCGTCGGTGCGGCTCCGCGGCTTCCTCCTAGGCTCCGCCCTGCATGTGATCGGGCATTTCCTCCAACTCTTCGACCCTCAAGCCAACGAGGCAGACATCGTCATCGAATGCCCGGCCATTGGAGAAACGCCGAGCATCAGCCAACACGCCATCGAGCAAATCACCGAGATCGGCATCCAGGTTCGACGACATCGACCGGCACAGATTCTCCTCGTCCCAGCAGTTACCTTCGTTGTCCTCGACTTCGATAATTCCGTCAGTGAACACCAAACCGGTCCACCCATTGGTCAGCTTCACTGAGTTACGCGGATACTGGATTCCATTGATCAATCCCAGCGCAGGTCCAACGTTGGCGGTGCTATCGACCATATTGTCGACCTGACCATCCTCGTCATTGAGGTTGCCGGCAATCGGAGATGGATGCCCCGCGAGCGAAACCGCCATGCGCATTTTGTTCAAATCGAGCACCATGTACGCCGCGGTAGCGAACATCGTCACCTCGGACTCACGCAAGATCGCGCCGAGCCCCTCGTTCATCGCGCGCAGGAAACCACTGGCACTGCGGGCCTTGTTCCCCTGGCGCTCAAGCATGCCACGCAACATCGAAACCACCAGCGCCGAGCGCACCCCGTGCCCCATCACATCGCCGACCACCACACCGATCACCCCTTTGTCGATCTCGATCACCTCGAAGAAATCCCCCGCCAATCCGAATGATGGCAGGTGGCGGTAATCAATGGTGAGGCGCACACAGCGACCATCTGCGGTCTCAATGCACATCACTTGGTTTTCCTTCGGCAGCAGTGCCGACTGAATCTCACGTGCCAGTTGGATCTCCTCCTCGATCAAGTTGTTCCGCGCCTGCAATGCCTTGGTCAGCCTCGCCGACTCCCGCTGCGCCAACACCATCTCCGTGACATCCGACGAAATCCCGAACGTCCCTTTGACGCCTCCCTTGATATCGATCCACGGCATTTTGGTGGTCATCACCCAGCGGGACTCGCCGTCGCCCATCTGGGCCTCTTCGATCAATCCTACCAATGGCTCGCGCGTTTCCATCACTCGCTGTTCATCAGCCACCCGACGATCGGCATCCGGCGCAGGCTCGTAGTCGTGATCCGACTTCCCCTGCATTTCCTGCGGGTCGGCCTCCTCGAACCAGCGCGCCATCGTCGCATTGACCATCTCAAACTTGGAGTCGCGGTCCTTGAAATAGATACTCAGCGGCAGGTTGTCGATCAATTGGCGGAACAACAACCGCTCACTCTGCAATTTGGCCTCGGCATCCTTGCGCTTGGTGATGTCGATCATCGATCCCGCCATCCGCACAACGACCCCACCGGCGTCGCGCACAGGCACCCCGCGGATCCGCATCCAGCGCCACCCCACGCGATCGCCACACCAGAGGCGGCAGTTCACCGCAAATACATCCATCGAGTGGTCGTTCACCACTTCATCGATCGCCGATTGGAACGCATCACGGTCCTCCGGGTGGATGTACTCACCTCCCTGCGAGAACAAATGCGGCAACGGATCACCCGGCGCTACTCCCAGGAACTGAAGGATACTATGGGAGTAATACACCTCGCCATCGGCGATGTCCCACTCCCAGATCCCCTCATTAGAGGCCTTCAATGCAAGGTCGATCAGGTCCGGAGACGGATGTCCCTCGGCGACATATACGCGTTTTTCGGGGGGGGTTAGCATGTAGGAAAATGGGCTTTCATTCATAACGACAGCTCACGGGCTCTGTCACCCAAAAACTCGCGCAATTGACGCAATCGCCGCCACGCCTCCAAGTGCTGCCGATTTCGGTAAGCTACGCCTTGCACAGCTGCTCGAACTCGCTTAATCAATCAGCTGCAAACACCTCGATTCGTACGAATTTCCCGAACTCGACCAACGCATGAGCACCCAGAACCAACTCCCATCCGACACACCGATCGGCTCGTCGCTCGACGAAATCGCCGCCCGCAAGCCAGCCGGTGACCAACATTCCCGCCGACTCATCACCGGAACCATCATCGCTTTGGTGTTCGGTATCGGCATCTCGGTGATCTTCGTGATCAAGAACCAAAAGGCAAAGGCCGCTGCGGAAGCCTTCGGTAGCGCATCCACCAACGAAGAACTTCAAGCAGTGGTGGACAACCACCCGGGCTCGGCCGCCGCAGGCAGCGCGCTAATTGCTCTCGCCGCCAACCTGGCCGAGGACGGCAAACCAGCCGAAGCCATCTCGACGCTCGACACCTTCATCGCCGACTTCCAGACCCACGCTCTGGTGCCTCAGGCCCTGATCTCCAAAGCCACCATCCAGGCGGCTCAAAACGAGACCGACGCTGCGATCGCCACTCTCGATACATTCGACGCCAACCACGGCACCTCCGCTCTCGCCCCTCTCGCATCGCTCACACGTGGCGACATCCTCAAAGGCGCCGGCAAACTGGAAGAAGCAAAAGCAGTCTACGACCTCATCCCAAGCGACAGCCTGATCGCCGGCCAGCGCGACGAGCGCCTGCGCTTCCTTAACTTCACCCCACCGGTGGAAGTCGAGCCAGCCCCAGAGCCAGTCGAGGAAGAGGCCACTCCTGCGGTTGAAGCCACTCCTGCGTTTGAAGCCGCTCCTGCAACCGACGCCGCTCCTGCGGAAGAAGCTGCAGTGGAAGAGACCACCGAAGAAGTCGTCGAAGAAACCGCTGAGCCTGCGGCAGAAGAAGCTGCAGCCACACCTGTGGAATAACGACACCATTCCTTTCCCTCTCACGGCCGACGCTGGACACCCGTCCTCGTCGGCCGTTTTTTTGTAGCCGCCACAGATGGGGGAGGATCGTCACAAATGCATTTTGAATGCACAATCCACCCTCGCCACTCCTAATCCAGGTGGAAGGAACCACAGCCAGCGCGCCCTGACCACGACGGTGGGGACACCGTCACTCCATGCCTCCGCCGCGCCGATCGATCACCAAGCCCACCTCGTCGCAGCCATACCCGTCGCAGCCTCCCCGTCGCGAAGCGACGCCTTACCAGCTAGCCGGAGGTTTCAACCTCCGGTGGAATCCCCCACATCAAATTCGTCCCGAAGGGACGGCTTACCGCCACAGATGGGAACTGATTCCCGCAGATGCGCTTGAGGACGACATTCATCTCGCACCTAAACACCAGCGCATCCCGCAATCTGTGGAACCAACCACGACCAGCGCCCTACTACGACGGTGGGGACACCGTCACTCCATGCCTCCGCCGCGAGCTCTACACGGAGCACGGCACCGAGGGTACCTACCTCACCGTCGCGAAGCGACGCCTTACCAGCTAGCCGGAGGTTTCAACCTCTGGGAAATCCCCCCTCATCAGATTCGTCCCGAAGGGACGGCCTACCGCCCCCTCCACACCTAGCTCGGCTCGTTGCGCTCCTTGTTTCGGTCAACGTAAATCTGAATATCGGCCTCAGCCGTACCGAGGAGCTCCTGGGCGCGCATCAGCGCATTTCGCGTCGAGATATTCGGGTTCTCCGGTGACATCAGGAAAATATTATCGCGCCCGACCACATCGATCATCCCGGAGTTTTTCAACACCGCATAGATCGACTTGGTGATGCCACTGATGACTAGGTGGCGCTCACGCTTGTTCACCTCCCGCACCAGATCCGCCAGGGCCATGACGCTGGTCGCATCCAGATTACGCGCATTGCGCAGCCGCAGAATGATCACTTTCAGGTTCTCGTCGGCAAGCGTGCGTTGGATCTGACTGCGGAACAAATCCGCCGCACCGAAAAACAAATCCCCTTCGACGTGAACAATCGAGATCGCTGGAATGTTGCGCTTGCTCGATTCGGCCAAATTCCCGTCGTCGGTGAAGCCATACTCCACCAAATCCGGACGGGCCGCCTTGCGCAGGTAAAGCATCACCGAAGTCGTCACGCCGACGAAGATCGCCACGTGCAACGGCATCACCAGCGTGGCGCCGAATGTCACAATCAACGACGTGGCGTCCGATTTGGTAGCCCCCAGACAGATGCGGATGTTTTTCCGGTTGATCAACGAAACCGCCACCGCGATCACCAAGCCTGCCAACACGGCCTTCGGGATGTACGCGACCATCTGGGAAAGAGCCACAGCCCCCAGCAAGCACAACATTCCGCTGAACGCAGCGGACAATGCTGTGCGGGCGCCACTTTCAAAGTTCAATGCCGAGCGGGTGAGCGATGCGGACGATGGCATGCCGCCACCAAGAGAGCAGGCAATATTTGCCACTCCGAGCCCATAGAGGTCCTGGTTGGCATCCACCCGGTCACCACTGCGACTGGCCATGCTCTTCGCCATCAAGCCCCCCTCGAGCGAGGCCAAGAACGCCACCGCCAAGGCCAATCCAAACAACGCCCCCATCTCCTGAAACACATCGCCAGAGGCAAAATGAAATGGCGAACTCGGAACCAAGTCCGCCGGAGTGAACGCCTCATAACGTGCCAACTCCGGACCAAAACCCAGTCCATCCACCGTCGCTAGGGCACTGGCACAGAGACAGCCCAACACCAAGGTAATCGCAAACACCGGCAACCGCCGCCACTTCTGCTGCAGCAACAAGTAGACGATAATCGTTCCCACACCCAGCGACACCGCCGCCCACGACGCATTGGGCACCTGTTCAACCAAGCGCCAAACCATACCAAACAAAGAACGCGGCGTATCCGTGGCGGCATCCCCCCCTTCGGGCACCATCTGCACGCCGAGCACATGCTTCACCTGACCGACCATGATCAGAATAGCAGCGCCGGAGAGATAGCCCACGATCACACTGCGGCTGATGTATTGACCGAGGTCAGCCGCACGTAAAAACGCCCCCAGAATCAGCACCACCCCGATCATCAACGATAGCAACGGGATCAGCGAGTTGATCTGGTCGAGCTTCCCCGGATAGGTCACGAAGAAACTGTAGATCATGAACGCCGTCGCGTTGGACGGCCCGAGCATCGTAAAACGAGCGCTCGAGAAAAAGGTCCCAAAGACCGCGGCAATCGCCGTAGCCATGATCCCGAAAACGATATCCACTCCCGCCACCGCCGCGTACGCCATTCCCTGAGGCAACCCCAACAACGCCACGTTAAGCCCGGCTCCAAAGTCTGCCTTCAAGGCGCCGCGCGAATACCCTTTGAACGCTCCTAGCGAGGGCCACATCCGGATCGTGCTCGATCCGAAAAACTCCTGCCAGGCGCGCTTGATCGTGCTGCGGACACCCTTGCTCAACATTCCTACCAGCTTGGATGAGCCCCTCGGTTCAATCAAGCGGCGATTCCCACTCTAGTTATGGAAACTCGACACCGAAGAAGTCCTTCAGCACCGCACGGTAGACGCCGTGCTTGAACTCAGGCAGCCACTCGAGCTCGAAATCCCGTGGGTCGATCCACTGGAACGAGCGGAACTCAGGATGGCGCGTACGCAGGTTGATGTCGCGGTCACTGCCGAGGAAACGGCAAAGGAAATAGGTTTGCTCCTGGCCGATATTCGAGCCAAAGCGGCGCATGCTCGCAGGAAACTCATAACGGTACCCCTCTTTGCGGTCCAGCACGTGCACCAGATGAGGTGGGGTCCCGATTTCTTCCCGCAGTTCACGGAACAACGCCTCGTCCGGCGTCTCCCCACGATCAATTCCGCCCTGTGGAAACTGCCAAGAATTCGCATGCCGAATGCGCTCGGCAATCAACACTTTGTCGTCGTTGTTCAGTAGCAGCGCAGCCACATTCGGGCGGTATTTCTTTTCCGTATTCACTTTATCCATGCTGCTTGCGCTCATCTCCTCGGGGTCAAGGTCACGCAATCGACCTACCCCTTGCAACGAAAATCGCGAAGAAATCTCATCTCCCTAGCTGCGGCATACGTATGGGCATACCCTCCGCACACCATAACCCACTGAGCTTTAACCTCCAAACCACCACCATTAACGCAACGGCACGTCGTTGGACTCCAGCCAATCGTGGAACAAGTCGGTCGCACTGCGCTCAAAATTGTCCAAATTGCGGAAGTACTCACGGCGCTGACGCCCAAGCACTGCGGGAATCTCGATTTCGCCCTCCCCTTCACGCAATACTTTGAGGACTACCTTGCGCCCTCCCCCACGTTTGAAAATGTGCCGGTAAAACGACAGATCACCGTGAAGCGTGTTGAGGTCCACATCATCGATCATCAAGATCCGATCCCCCACCTTTACTCCCGCGGCCTCCGCCGGCTCGTCCGAGACCACACGGTCCACCTGCACTGCATAACGTGGCTTGCCCTCGGCAGATGGAAAAACC from Sulfuriroseicoccus oceanibius includes:
- a CDS encoding SulP family inorganic anion transporter; its protein translation is MLSKGVRSTIKRAWQEFFGSSTIRMWPSLGAFKGYSRGALKADFGAGLNVALLGLPQGMAYAAVAGVDIVFGIMATAIAAVFGTFFSSARFTMLGPSNATAFMIYSFFVTYPGKLDQINSLIPLLSLMIGVVLILGAFLRAADLGQYISRSVIVGYLSGAAILIMVGQVKHVLGVQMVPEGGDAATDTPRSLFGMVWRLVEQVPNASWAAVSLGVGTIIVYLLLQQKWRRLPVFAITLVLGCLCASALATVDGLGFGPELARYEAFTPADLVPSSPFHFASGDVFQEMGALFGLALAVAFLASLEGGLMAKSMASRSGDRVDANQDLYGLGVANIACSLGGGMPSSASLTRSALNFESGARTALSAAFSGMLCLLGAVALSQMVAYIPKAVLAGLVIAVAVSLINRKNIRICLGATKSDATSLIVTFGATLVMPLHVAIFVGVTTSVMLYLRKAARPDLVEYGFTDDGNLAESSKRNIPAISIVHVEGDLFFGAADLFRSQIQRTLADENLKVIILRLRNARNLDATSVMALADLVREVNKRERHLVISGITKSIYAVLKNSGMIDVVGRDNIFLMSPENPNISTRNALMRAQELLGTAEADIQIYVDRNKERNEPS
- a CDS encoding SpoIIE family protein phosphatase → MLTPPEKRVYVAEGHPSPDLIDLALKASNEGIWEWDIADGEVYYSHSILQFLGVAPGDPLPHLFSQGGEYIHPEDRDAFQSAIDEVVNDHSMDVFAVNCRLWCGDRVGWRWMRIRGVPVRDAGGVVVRMAGSMIDITKRKDAEAKLQSERLLFRQLIDNLPLSIYFKDRDSKFEMVNATMARWFEEADPQEMQGKSDHDYEPAPDADRRVADEQRVMETREPLVGLIEEAQMGDGESRWVMTTKMPWIDIKGGVKGTFGISSDVTEMVLAQRESARLTKALQARNNLIEEEIQLAREIQSALLPKENQVMCIETADGRCVRLTIDYRHLPSFGLAGDFFEVIEIDKGVIGVVVGDVMGHGVRSALVVSMLRGMLERQGNKARSASGFLRAMNEGLGAILRESEVTMFATAAYMVLDLNKMRMAVSLAGHPSPIAGNLNDEDGQVDNMVDSTANVGPALGLINGIQYPRNSVKLTNGWTGLVFTDGIIEVEDNEGNCWDEENLCRSMSSNLDADLGDLLDGVLADARRFSNGRAFDDDVCLVGLRVEELEEMPDHMQGGA
- a CDS encoding RNA pyrophosphohydrolase; translated protein: MSASSMDKVNTEKKYRPNVAALLLNNDDKVLIAERIRHANSWQFPQGGIDRGETPDEALFRELREEIGTPPHLVHVLDRKEGYRYEFPASMRRFGSNIGQEQTYFLCRFLGSDRDINLRTRHPEFRSFQWIDPRDFELEWLPEFKHGVYRAVLKDFFGVEFP
- a CDS encoding tetratricopeptide repeat protein, whose protein sequence is MSTQNQLPSDTPIGSSLDEIAARKPAGDQHSRRLITGTIIALVFGIGISVIFVIKNQKAKAAAEAFGSASTNEELQAVVDNHPGSAAAGSALIALAANLAEDGKPAEAISTLDTFIADFQTHALVPQALISKATIQAAQNETDAAIATLDTFDANHGTSALAPLASLTRGDILKGAGKLEEAKAVYDLIPSDSLIAGQRDERLRFLNFTPPVEVEPAPEPVEEEATPAVEATPAFEAAPATDAAPAEEAAVEETTEEVVEETAEPAAEEAAATPVE
- a CDS encoding pseudouridine synthase, with the protein product MTNEAKSSDGTRLNRYLASCGLGSRRSCEELITSGRVAINDLQVKGLGQRVLPSDTVTVDGALVTPEREMTLALHKPTKCVTTRNDPQQRQTVYDLLPKEYRNLHHVGRLDRESEGLLILTNSGDLAQKLTHPSTKVEKEYLVQTDRVFDMRDRSAFIKGIELEEGIGKAVAVQALAPRLVRVVLQQGMKRQIRLMFAAKGYAVKRLIRTRVGSYELGNIKAGKWRRLTEQDIRQLQTNPTGRPE